TCCCGAAGAGGGCATCGGCATCGTCGTCCTCACCGCCGAAAATTCGGCGGAACTCGACAAGGGCGAGGTTGCGAAGATGTGGGTGGTCGGCAATACGTTCGGGAAATTCCTGACCGCGCAGAAAAAGCGGAACACACTTCGTGCGGCGACGAAACGCGAACGCGTGCGCACGCATCGTCCGTTCAATGTCGTGTATCGTCCGCCTGCCGAGGGGATGTATGCGTTATTCGGCATCGCAATGAACGTCCGACGGACGGGGATGCTTCATTCCGTACAGCTTGCCGGATACGAACTTTCACTTGCCGCCGGGTCGAACGGGATATTCGCACCGCGGTATCACTTCCTCTGCATCCCGCTCGACCCCGCACCGTTCATCGGTGCCGACGGACTTACCATGGGGTTCACGGAGGAGCACGGCGCAGAGCATCTTGCCGTGCACTGGCGCTTCGGCACATCGACGTTCATGAACATGGCGGAGCGGGTAAAGCCGTACGCAATACCGGATGCCTGGAAAAAGCGCATCGGGGAATGGCAGCTCATACGCGGCGAGCGCATCGATAATTTCATGTGTGTCTATCTCCCGCGGACGAAACGCTTCGTCTGCGAACTGAGGAACGGCTTCCTCCTCATACGGCCCGAGCCGTCGCGGCTTGAATTCATACTCACGCCGGAGAACGATTCACGGGCCGTCATTGCGGGAACCGGGGAGCGGCTTCTTATCGAGGACGGCATCGCTGATTTTATGGGTTTGCAATTCCGGTTGCCGGGCAGGTAGATGCGGCTGTCATTACGGCGTAAGCCGCTTTGCGTTCTGCTTCTGATATGCCTTGGGCGTTGTGCCGGTCGCCTTGCGGAACGCCGAGGAAAAATAGCTCTGATTCGCATAGCCGCATTCGAAGGCAATGTCGGTAACGGAAAGCGATGACGCTTCGAGGAGCCGCTTTGCACGCTCCATCTTCCGTGCTATGACATAGTCGGTGAACGTCATACCGGTCTTCTCTTTGAACAGATGCACGAAACGGCTCGGGCTCACCCCGGTGCTCTTTGCGACAGCCTCGACACGCACCGCCCCGGCTATGGTCGATTCGATAGCCTGCATCGCTTTGACTATCTTCGGGTTGGTAATGCCGCGTGTGCGTTCGCGCAGATCGATCATATCGCGTTCGCGGGCGGTGTACACGCCGAGGAGCGTGAGCGCCGTACGGGCGGCGGCGAATACGCGCGCATCGACGGGGGAAAGCGAGCGGAATGCCGCGGCCGTCCTCGGATAACGGGGGAGCGCACCCTTCATGCGGAAGGGACCGAAGAAGAACGCACCGTCGTATCCGTTCGCGCCGAAGACGGGAACAACGAGTTCAGCGACGTTCGCATGACAGGTCTTGATGAACGGCACCCTCGTCTTCTGCGCACGCACGATGACCGCATCGATATCATCCGCGATGCAGCGCCGCGACTGCCCGATCTTTTTCACCTGTGAGCAGAACGCGCAGGTGTGCGTGTAGTATTCCTGGGGGACGCTCGCATCGTACTGCACATCGCCGGGTTTGTAGATGACCGGATGACGCGAAAGCACCGTGAATGAGCGAAGAAGCGGTACCAGGCGTTTGGTGAGCGAAGCCATGGAGAGAGTATATCATGGCATAAAAATCGTACAATAATGCCGCATACAGCATCATTTTAAATGAATTCCAGCACTATCGGCTATAGTATGCCGTGCATGGAAGCATTATATTCATGGCAGATCTGAACGCGGAGGGAACGATGGCATCGATGATACACTGTACAGTACCTATTGGTGCACATAAGAGCGGAGGAAAACATGGATAGAACGATACAGGAAACCGCACGCACAACACCCGTCGGCGGCGACTTTGATGTGATCGTGGCCGGCGGAGGTCCTGCCGGATTTGCCGCTGCGGTAAGCGCCGCACGCGAAGGGGCGAAGACACTCCTCCTTGAACAGACCGGGGCTGTCGGCGGCATAGCCACGTCAGGCCTCATGAGCCACTGGGCGGGCAGTGCGGATTCCTCCATACTGAAAGAGATTTATGACCGTTCGACACAGCCCGGCCCCGAGGAGAAATTCCCCCATCGCGGCACGATAAATCCTGAGCGGTTAAAATTCATCATGCTGGAAATGCTTTTCGAAGCGAAGGTCGATGTTCTCCTTTATACGTTCGTTTCGGACGTCGTAAAGGAGGGGGATGCGGTACGCGGCGTCATCGTCGAGAATAAATCGGGGCGAAATGCATATACCGCGAAGACCGTCATCGATGCAACCGGAGACGGCGATGTTGCCGCACGCGCAGGAGCCGCATTCCAGAAGGGACGCGAGGGCGACGGCAAGATGCAGCCGGTGACCATCATGTTCAAGATAGGCAGTGTTGACTATGCACGCGCAGTGTTCCCCGGCGGCTTCGAGGACAATCGCGAAATACCGAAGGGCAACGTGCAGGATCTCTCTCGCGCCGCACTCCCCTTCCCTGCAGGACATACGCTGCTCTATCAATCGTCGCTTCCCGGCATCGTTACCGTCAATATGACGAATTACATCGGCATAGACGGGACGAATGCGGCGGACCTGACGAAGGCGGAATACGAATGCCGCAAGCAGATGGACCCGATAGTGAGATTTCTCCGCGAGAATGTCCCGGGCTATGAACACTGCTTCATTGTGTCGACAGCGTCGCTCATCGGCGTACGCGAGACGAGGCATGTGCTCGGTGAATACACGCTGACGGAGGATGACATTCTCGCAGCGCGCGTCTTCGATGACTGGGTGGTGCTCCGCGCAAAGTTCAATTTCGATATCCATAATATCGACGGCCCCGGACTTGATAAACACGGGGCGCAGAAACATTTCCCGAACATCTCCGGCTATTCGATACCGTATCGCTCCCTCGTGCCGAAAACGATAGACGGGCTTCTTCTCGCGGGGCGCTGCATATCCGGTACGCACAAAGCACATTCGAATTACCGCGTCATGCCGATATGCGCTGCGATGGGAGAAGCGGCCGGTATCGCGGGCGCTCTCGCCGCGAAGAAAGGCATCGCGGTACGGAACGTCGATGTCTCTCAGATACAGACCATTCTCAATGCGCGCGGCATACATCTCTAAGGACGGGATATGAAAAGCTCAAAACGTACGGCTGAAAAGAAGATCACGACCGCAGGTGAATACGATATCATCGTTGTCGGCGGCGGACCGGCCGGTGTAT
This sequence is a window from Spirochaetota bacterium. Protein-coding genes within it:
- a CDS encoding helix-turn-helix domain-containing protein, which produces MASLTKRLVPLLRSFTVLSRHPVIYKPGDVQYDASVPQEYYTHTCAFCSQVKKIGQSRRCIADDIDAVIVRAQKTRVPFIKTCHANVAELVVPVFGANGYDGAFFFGPFRMKGALPRYPRTAAAFRSLSPVDARVFAAARTALTLLGVYTARERDMIDLRERTRGITNPKIVKAMQAIESTIAGAVRVEAVAKSTGVSPSRFVHLFKEKTGMTFTDYVIARKMERAKRLLEASSLSVTDIAFECGYANQSYFSSAFRKATGTTPKAYQKQNAKRLTP
- a CDS encoding FAD-dependent oxidoreductase, yielding MDRTIQETARTTPVGGDFDVIVAGGGPAGFAAAVSAAREGAKTLLLEQTGAVGGIATSGLMSHWAGSADSSILKEIYDRSTQPGPEEKFPHRGTINPERLKFIMLEMLFEAKVDVLLYTFVSDVVKEGDAVRGVIVENKSGRNAYTAKTVIDATGDGDVAARAGAAFQKGREGDGKMQPVTIMFKIGSVDYARAVFPGGFEDNREIPKGNVQDLSRAALPFPAGHTLLYQSSLPGIVTVNMTNYIGIDGTNAADLTKAEYECRKQMDPIVRFLRENVPGYEHCFIVSTASLIGVRETRHVLGEYTLTEDDILAARVFDDWVVLRAKFNFDIHNIDGPGLDKHGAQKHFPNISGYSIPYRSLVPKTIDGLLLAGRCISGTHKAHSNYRVMPICAAMGEAAGIAGALAAKKGIAVRNVDVSQIQTILNARGIHL